A section of the Acidobacteriota bacterium genome encodes:
- a CDS encoding Rrf2 family transcriptional regulator, whose protein sequence is MNITTKSRYGLRAVLDIACHQEGDHQRAVRRKDIGAREGFSQDYLEQILIRLREAKIVQALRGPGGGYRLARPPDQITVWEVMAASEDRLEFVPCLELDEPQCGRHTHCSARQVWQRLNRIVQMEMKAITVADVLAGRIKPDAINLDNKPSVKSASR, encoded by the coding sequence ATGAACATCACGACCAAGAGCCGATATGGACTACGGGCGGTGCTGGACATCGCCTGCCATCAGGAAGGCGACCACCAGCGGGCCGTCCGTCGGAAAGACATCGGGGCACGCGAGGGCTTTTCCCAGGACTATCTGGAGCAGATTCTCATCCGGTTGCGCGAAGCGAAGATCGTTCAAGCCTTGCGGGGACCCGGCGGCGGGTACCGCCTGGCCCGGCCCCCGGATCAAATCACCGTCTGGGAGGTCATGGCCGCCTCCGAAGACCGGCTGGAATTTGTCCCGTGTCTGGAACTGGATGAGCCGCAGTGTGGCCGCCATACCCATTGCTCGGCCCGGCAGGTGTGGCAGCGGCTGAATCGTATTGTCCAGATGGAGATGAAGGCCATCACGGTCGCCGATGTTCTTGCGGGCCGTATCAAACCCGACGCAATCAACCTCGACAACAAGCCGTCAGTAAAATCCGCCTCTCGATAA
- a CDS encoding threonylcarbamoyl-AMP synthase: MLLKINPHQPQLRHIQSAAEILRGGGVIAYPTDSVYAIGCSILDKKAINQLYRIKDEDRHKPMSFICDSIRMASQYAIISNFAYRIMRRVAPGPYTFILEANNIVPKIMLTKRHTVGIRIPKNEICLALTEQLENPIISTSLHPHYGENMQDPNEIHDRLKGVIDLVIDGGEIYAEPSTVIDLTGPSPEVVREGAGDISFLA, encoded by the coding sequence ATGCTGCTGAAAATCAACCCGCACCAGCCCCAGCTCCGGCACATCCAGAGCGCCGCGGAAATCCTACGGGGTGGCGGCGTGATCGCCTATCCCACCGACAGCGTGTACGCCATCGGTTGCTCCATCCTGGACAAGAAGGCCATCAACCAGCTGTATCGCATCAAGGACGAGGACCGCCACAAACCGATGAGCTTCATCTGCGACAGCATCCGGATGGCCAGCCAGTACGCCATCATCAGCAATTTCGCTTACCGGATCATGCGGCGCGTTGCGCCCGGTCCTTACACGTTCATCCTGGAAGCCAACAACATCGTGCCCAAGATCATGCTCACCAAACGGCACACGGTGGGCATCCGCATCCCGAAGAATGAGATCTGCCTCGCTTTGACCGAACAGCTGGAGAACCCTATCATCTCCACGTCGCTGCATCCCCATTACGGGGAAAACATGCAGGATCCCAACGAGATTCACGATCGCCTGAAGGGGGTGATCGATCTGGTGATCGACGGCGGGGAGATCTACGCCGAGCCGTCCACGGTGATCGATCTGACCGGGCCGTCCCCCGAAGTGGTGCGCGAGGGGGCCGGCGACATCTCGTTTCTGGCCTGA